The following are encoded together in the Streptomyces flavofungini genome:
- a CDS encoding FHA domain-containing protein yields the protein MSALVCTRCGNRNAQASRFCSNCGAPLRAGAVAERPSETTSTISISGLEAYDAEVTGQTPSPALSPEAQAAVDALPLGSALLVVRRGPNSGSRFLLDGELTTAGRHPQSDIFLDDVTVSRRHVEFRRLADGSFTVADVGSLNGTYVNRERIDSVALSNGDEVQIGKYRLVFYASQRGI from the coding sequence ATGTCGGCCCTGGTGTGTACGAGGTGCGGGAACCGCAACGCGCAGGCGAGCCGGTTCTGTTCCAACTGCGGTGCGCCGCTGCGGGCCGGAGCGGTCGCCGAGCGTCCGTCCGAGACCACTTCGACGATCTCCATCTCCGGACTCGAGGCCTACGACGCCGAGGTCACGGGGCAGACGCCGTCCCCGGCGCTGTCGCCCGAGGCCCAGGCGGCCGTGGACGCGCTGCCGCTCGGCTCGGCGCTGCTCGTCGTGCGGCGCGGCCCGAACTCGGGCAGCCGCTTCCTCCTGGACGGCGAGCTGACGACGGCGGGGCGCCACCCGCAGAGCGACATCTTCCTGGACGACGTGACCGTGTCGCGCCGTCACGTGGAGTTCCGTCGCCTCGCGGACGGCTCCTTCACCGTCGCCGACGTGGGCAGCCTCAACGGCACGTATGTGAACCGGGAGCGGATCGACTCCGTCGCGCTGTCCAACGGTGACGAGGTGCAGATCGGCAAGTACCGGCTGGTCTTCTACGCGAGCCAGCGGGGCATCTGA
- a CDS encoding MerR family transcriptional regulator: MRSSGDGTAVGGPYPHHSSSADHSPKRPVAVPGGTSGPEGQGESPAQDRVGYRGPTACAAAGITYRQLDYWARTGLVEPSVRAAGGSGTQRLYSFRDVVVLKIVKRFLDTGVSLQNIRTTVQHLRDSGFRDLERTTLMSDGATVYECTSPSEVHDLLQGGQGVFGIAVGVVWRDVETALSQLHGERVDTGETLVGHHPGDELARRRNRAV, translated from the coding sequence GTGAGAAGCAGCGGCGACGGCACAGCGGTGGGCGGTCCGTACCCGCATCACAGCAGCTCGGCCGATCACTCTCCGAAACGCCCGGTAGCAGTGCCCGGCGGCACCTCCGGACCGGAAGGTCAGGGGGAGAGCCCCGCGCAGGACCGGGTCGGATATCGGGGTCCCACGGCGTGCGCCGCCGCGGGCATCACGTACCGCCAGTTGGACTACTGGGCGCGGACCGGGCTTGTGGAGCCCAGTGTGCGCGCGGCCGGTGGCTCCGGGACCCAGCGGCTCTACAGCTTCCGTGACGTGGTCGTACTGAAGATCGTGAAGCGGTTCCTCGACACCGGGGTGTCGTTGCAGAACATCCGCACCACGGTCCAGCACCTGCGTGACAGCGGATTCCGGGACCTGGAGCGCACGACGCTGATGAGCGACGGAGCGACGGTCTACGAATGCACCTCGCCCAGCGAGGTGCACGATCTGCTCCAGGGTGGACAGGGCGTCTTCGGGATCGCCGTGGGCGTCGTGTGGCGCGATGTGGAGACCGCGCTTTCGCAGCTCCACGGAGAGCGCGTCGACACCGGGGAGACCCTGGTGGGGCACCACCCCGGGGACGAGCTCGCCAGGCGGCGCAACCGGGCCGTCTGA
- a CDS encoding DUF881 domain-containing protein produces the protein MGSPSADGGRRELPPEVPVTSRTAADGPPGGQGGDPSLTGRQRLVQGIWPPRLTRAQLIVALLLFVLGLGLAIQVRSTNDSSALRGARQEDLVRILDELDDRSQRLEDEKRRLEEQRTGLENSSDQAEEARKQTAERERQLGILAGTVAAQGPGITLTIDDKKGTVEADMLLDAIQELRAAGAEAIQVNDVRVVASTHLSDATGGGVRVDGRKVSAPYRFKVIGKPQDLEPALNIPGGVVQTLEKEQATVAVARTEKIVVDALRPAKRPDYARSSSQ, from the coding sequence ATGGGCAGCCCATCCGCGGACGGAGGGCGCAGGGAGCTGCCCCCGGAGGTCCCGGTGACGTCCCGCACAGCCGCTGACGGGCCGCCCGGCGGTCAGGGCGGGGACCCCTCCCTGACCGGGCGTCAGAGGCTCGTACAGGGAATCTGGCCGCCGCGCCTGACACGGGCGCAACTCATCGTCGCCCTGCTGCTGTTCGTTCTCGGCCTCGGGCTCGCCATCCAGGTGCGGTCCACGAACGACAGCAGTGCGCTGCGCGGGGCACGACAGGAAGATCTCGTACGTATTCTCGATGAACTGGATGACCGAAGTCAGCGTCTGGAAGATGAGAAGCGGAGACTGGAGGAACAGCGCACCGGTCTCGAGAACAGCTCGGACCAGGCCGAGGAGGCTCGCAAGCAGACCGCCGAGAGGGAACGACAGCTCGGCATCCTGGCGGGCACCGTGGCCGCGCAAGGCCCCGGCATCACGCTGACGATCGACGACAAGAAGGGGACGGTTGAGGCTGACATGCTGCTCGACGCCATCCAGGAGTTGCGCGCCGCCGGTGCGGAGGCCATCCAGGTCAATGACGTCAGGGTGGTGGCCAGTACCCATTTGTCGGACGCGACGGGCGGCGGTGTGCGGGTGGACGGCCGGAAGGTCTCCGCGCCCTACCGCTTCAAGGTCATCGGCAAGCCGCAGGACCTGGAGCCGGCTCTGAACATTCCCGGCGGGGTGGTGCAGACTCTGGAGAAGGAGCAGGCCACGGTCGCTGTCGCACGTACGGAGAAGATCGTCGTGGATGCCTTGCGACCGGCGAAGCGGCCTGACTACGCTCGGTCGTCCTCCCAGTGA
- a CDS encoding bifunctional nuclease family protein has product MNELDVVGVRVEMPSNQPIVLLREVGGDRYLPIWIGPGEATAIAFAQQGMAPARPLTHDLFKDVLEAVGQELTEVRITDLREGVFYAELVFASGVEVSARPSDAIALALRTGTPIFGSDGVLDDAGIAIPDEQEDEVEKFREFLDQISPEDFGTNSQ; this is encoded by the coding sequence GTGAACGAGCTCGACGTCGTAGGTGTCCGGGTCGAAATGCCCTCCAACCAGCCGATCGTGCTCCTGCGTGAAGTGGGAGGCGACCGGTACCTCCCCATCTGGATCGGACCAGGGGAGGCGACCGCCATCGCCTTCGCACAGCAGGGCATGGCGCCCGCGCGGCCGCTGACGCACGACCTGTTCAAGGACGTGCTGGAGGCCGTAGGCCAGGAGCTCACCGAAGTACGCATCACCGACCTGCGAGAAGGCGTGTTCTACGCCGAGCTGGTCTTCGCCAGTGGGGTCGAGGTGAGCGCGCGGCCCTCCGACGCCATAGCGCTCGCGCTGCGCACCGGGACGCCGATCTTCGGCAGCGACGGGGTGCTCGACGACGCTGGGATCGCCATTCCGGACGAGCAGGAGGACGAGGTGGAGAAGTTCCGCGAGTTCCTCGATCAGATCTCGCCCGAGGACTTCGGCACCAACAGCCAGTGA
- a CDS encoding small basic family protein, whose product MIAVLGLVVGVVAGLLVRPEVPAVVEPYLPIAVVAALDAVFGGLRAMLDGIFDDKVFVVSFLSNVVVAALIVFLGDKLGVGAQLSTGVVVVLGIRIFSNAAAIRRHVFRA is encoded by the coding sequence GTGATCGCCGTACTGGGCCTCGTCGTGGGAGTCGTGGCCGGATTGTTGGTTCGGCCCGAGGTTCCGGCGGTGGTCGAGCCGTACCTTCCGATCGCCGTGGTGGCCGCGCTCGACGCGGTGTTCGGCGGTCTGCGCGCGATGCTCGACGGCATCTTCGACGACAAGGTCTTCGTGGTGTCGTTCCTGTCGAACGTGGTGGTGGCCGCCCTGATCGTCTTCCTCGGCGACAAGCTGGGCGTGGGCGCGCAGCTGTCCACCGGTGTCGTCGTGGTCCTCGGCATCCGGATCTTCTCCAACGCCGCGGCGATCCGCCGGCACGTCTTCCGGGCGTGA
- a CDS encoding DUF881 domain-containing protein: protein MCGMPQQPPVRSTVSRPRRPDASMSLLTTVMDHSLDEGYAEAAARKRESGTGGVPKTLRAKLGLAVGLVLAALVVTVGAAQARIAAPELAKERSELIERVESATADADELEDEVDDLRGDVSARQRAALEKHGGGRAELVSLLSGATEVHGPGVKLVVDDKKEADQGGGGPRESSGFSDNGRVRDRDMQRVVNGLWESGAEAIAINDQRLTALSAIRAAGDAILVDNKPLVPPYTVLAVGDGQKLSTRFQNSVDGQYLHGLQQNFGVRTSISAVEDIRLPAAPSVTVRTAEPKAGKGTS, encoded by the coding sequence ATGTGCGGCATGCCGCAGCAGCCCCCCGTTCGGAGCACCGTCTCGCGCCCCCGGCGCCCGGACGCCTCCATGTCGCTGCTCACCACTGTCATGGACCACAGCCTGGACGAGGGGTACGCGGAAGCGGCCGCCCGCAAGAGGGAATCCGGCACAGGTGGAGTCCCCAAGACGCTGCGGGCCAAGCTCGGGCTCGCGGTCGGCCTGGTGCTCGCCGCGCTCGTGGTGACCGTGGGTGCGGCGCAGGCGCGGATAGCGGCGCCTGAGCTGGCCAAGGAGCGCTCCGAGCTGATCGAGCGGGTCGAGTCGGCGACCGCGGACGCGGACGAGCTCGAGGACGAGGTCGACGACCTGCGCGGGGACGTGAGCGCGCGCCAGCGGGCCGCGCTGGAGAAACACGGCGGCGGCCGGGCCGAGTTGGTGTCGCTGCTGTCCGGTGCGACGGAAGTGCACGGGCCGGGCGTGAAGCTCGTGGTCGACGACAAGAAGGAAGCCGACCAGGGCGGCGGCGGTCCGCGGGAGAGCTCGGGGTTCTCCGACAACGGCCGGGTGCGCGACCGCGACATGCAGCGGGTCGTCAACGGCCTGTGGGAGTCGGGCGCCGAGGCCATCGCGATCAATGACCAGCGGCTGACCGCGCTGTCGGCGATCAGGGCGGCCGGCGACGCGATACTGGTCGACAACAAGCCGCTGGTGCCGCCGTATACGGTGCTCGCGGTGGGTGACGGGCAGAAGCTGAGCACGAGGTTCCAGAACAGCGTCGACGGCCAGTATCTGCACGGTCTGCAGCAGAACTTCGGCGTCCGGACCAGCATTTCGGCGGTGGAGGACATCCGGCTTCCGGCCGCGCCCAGTGTGACCGTACGAACAGCAGAGCCGAAGGCAGGAAAGGGCACATCGTGA
- the ftsR gene encoding transcriptional regulator FtsR gives MLHTTRGGAGNGTAAADHRLMSIGTVLNVLRDEFPEVTISKIRFLESEGLIEPQRTPSGYRKFSPEDVERLGYVLRMQRDHYLPLKVIREQLDAAERGEGPAVPAPGQSPESADSELAEAEEERTAARLGRDTLLAAAEADERQLAEWETYGLITPLPDGSYDADAVTVAALVVELGRFGIEPRHLRAMKAAADREAGLVDQVVAPLRRHRNPQTRAHAEARTKELAGLTGRLHAALVHSALGVRVR, from the coding sequence ATGCTGCACACAACGAGGGGCGGTGCCGGAAACGGCACCGCCGCCGCGGATCACCGGCTGATGAGCATCGGCACCGTGCTGAACGTGCTGCGTGACGAATTTCCCGAGGTCACCATCTCCAAGATCAGGTTCTTGGAGTCCGAAGGACTCATCGAGCCGCAGCGAACGCCCTCCGGCTACCGCAAGTTCAGTCCCGAGGACGTCGAGCGGCTCGGGTACGTCCTGCGGATGCAGCGCGACCACTACCTGCCGCTGAAAGTGATCCGCGAGCAGCTGGACGCCGCGGAGCGCGGCGAGGGCCCCGCCGTACCCGCGCCCGGGCAGTCGCCCGAATCCGCCGACAGCGAACTCGCGGAGGCGGAGGAGGAGCGCACGGCGGCCCGGCTCGGCCGTGACACCCTGCTGGCCGCAGCCGAGGCCGACGAGCGGCAGCTCGCCGAATGGGAGACGTACGGCCTGATCACGCCCTTGCCCGACGGCAGCTACGACGCGGACGCCGTGACGGTGGCCGCTCTGGTCGTGGAACTCGGGCGATTCGGTATCGAACCCCGCCATCTGCGAGCCATGAAAGCGGCCGCAGACCGGGAGGCCGGCCTCGTGGACCAGGTCGTCGCGCCGCTGCGCAGGCACCGCAATCCGCAGACCAGGGCCCATGCGGAAGCCCGTACGAAGGAGCTCGCGGGGCTCACGGGCAGGCTGCACGCGGCGCTCGTGCACAGTGCGCTCGGCGTCCGGGTGCGCTGA
- a CDS encoding DNA polymerase IV, with the protein MRTAPTILHLDMDAFYASAEQAAKPSLRGKAVVVGGLGPRGVVATASYEARRFGVHSAMPMGQARRLAPNAAYLVPRFSFYRAISDQVMRLLRELSPLVEPLSLDEAFVDLEAGGVAADEAAARAVGERLRADILRVTGLTGSVGLAASKMLAKIASEQAKPDGLVLISPGTERELLAPMTVRTLPGVGPATGDHLRRAGITTVGELAEAGEDELVRLLGKAHGGSLYAMALARDERPVVAERDTKSVSVEDTYDVDIHDRVRVRTEVARLADRCVRRLREAGHSGRTIVLKVRRFDFSTLTRSETLRGPTDDPGVVREAAARLLESVDTTGGVRLLGVGVSGLADYTQEDLFAQAQAQAQADADGAGAGGSAGEAGAQGEVGGEAGAWQGAVDEGGDGAEVGALDGGGREGAGGGGESGGGGLGGVPGGGESGGGESASLADRRWSAGHDVRHAVHGAGWVQGSGLGRVTVRFETPGSAPGRVRTFRTDDPDLEPSDPLPLVAEVAEVAEGVEGVEASALAATCVDSRSV; encoded by the coding sequence GTGAGGACCGCGCCGACGATTCTGCATCTCGACATGGACGCCTTCTACGCGTCCGCCGAGCAGGCCGCAAAACCGAGCCTGCGGGGCAAGGCTGTCGTCGTCGGCGGGCTCGGACCGCGCGGTGTGGTCGCCACCGCCTCCTACGAGGCGCGTCGGTTCGGGGTGCACTCGGCGATGCCCATGGGACAGGCGCGGCGGCTCGCGCCGAACGCCGCGTACCTCGTGCCCCGGTTCTCGTTCTACCGGGCGATCAGCGACCAGGTGATGCGGCTCCTGCGGGAGCTGTCGCCGCTGGTGGAGCCGCTGAGCCTGGACGAGGCCTTCGTGGACCTGGAGGCCGGCGGCGTCGCGGCGGACGAGGCGGCCGCGCGGGCCGTGGGGGAGCGGCTGCGGGCGGACATCCTACGGGTCACGGGACTGACGGGGTCCGTGGGGCTGGCCGCCTCCAAGATGCTGGCGAAGATCGCCTCCGAGCAGGCCAAGCCGGACGGGCTGGTGCTGATATCGCCGGGCACGGAGCGGGAACTGCTCGCGCCCATGACCGTGCGGACACTGCCGGGGGTCGGGCCCGCGACCGGCGACCACCTGCGACGGGCTGGGATCACCACCGTCGGGGAGCTGGCCGAGGCCGGGGAGGACGAGCTCGTACGGCTCCTGGGGAAGGCGCACGGCGGGTCGCTGTACGCCATGGCGCTGGCGCGGGACGAGCGGCCCGTGGTGGCCGAGCGGGACACCAAGTCGGTCAGCGTCGAGGACACCTACGACGTGGACATCCACGACCGGGTGCGGGTCCGGACGGAGGTGGCGCGGCTCGCCGACCGGTGCGTGCGGCGGCTGCGGGAGGCGGGGCACTCCGGGCGGACCATCGTGCTGAAGGTGCGGCGCTTCGACTTCTCCACCCTGACGCGCTCCGAGACGCTGCGCGGACCCACGGACGACCCCGGCGTGGTGCGGGAGGCGGCGGCGCGGCTCCTTGAGTCCGTGGACACGACGGGTGGGGTGCGCTTGCTGGGGGTCGGGGTGAGCGGTCTTGCGGACTACACGCAGGAGGATCTGTTCGCCCAAGCCCAAGCCCAGGCGCAGGCCGATGCGGATGGGGCGGGCGCGGGGGGCAGTGCGGGCGAGGCGGGTGCTCAGGGTGAGGTGGGGGGTGAGGCGGGCGCCTGGCAGGGGGCCGTGGATGAGGGCGGGGACGGGGCTGAGGTCGGGGCGCTGGACGGGGGCGGGCGCGAGGGCGCCGGGGGCGGGGGTGAGTCTGGTGGTGGCGGGCTCGGCGGGGTGCCTGGTGGCGGTGAGAGCGGGGGCGGGGAGTCCGCGTCGTTGGCCGACCGCAGGTGGTCGGCCGGGCACGACGTGCGGCATGCGGTGCACGGGGCGGGGTGGGTGCAGGGGAGCGGTCTGGGGCGGGTGACGGTGCGGTTCGAGACGCCGGGGTCGGCGCCGGGGCGGGTGCGGACGTTCCGGACGGATGATCCGGACCTGGAGCCGTCGGATCCGTTGCCGTTGGTGGCGGAGGTGGCGGAGGTGGCGGAGGGCGTGGAGGGCGTGGAGGCGTCCGCCCTGGCCGCGACCTGTGTGGATTCACGGTCGGTGTGA
- a CDS encoding PRC-barrel domain-containing protein: MQTDIDPRNLIGRKAFDRDGAKIGTVDEVYLDDATGAPEWAAIRTGLFSRDAFVPLEPSELVNDGTLRVPFERSLIKDAPDFGVGRHLSPEQELQLYRHYGLDLAPPPPPPDADFGQTST; this comes from the coding sequence GTGCAGACCGACATCGATCCGCGCAACCTGATCGGCCGCAAAGCGTTCGACCGCGACGGGGCCAAGATCGGCACAGTCGACGAGGTCTATCTCGACGATGCCACCGGTGCGCCGGAGTGGGCGGCCATACGGACGGGGCTGTTCAGCAGGGATGCCTTCGTCCCCCTCGAACCCAGCGAGCTGGTCAACGACGGCACCCTCCGGGTCCCCTTCGAACGCTCCCTGATCAAGGACGCCCCGGACTTCGGCGTCGGCCGCCACCTGTCCCCGGAGCAGGAACTCCAGCTCTACCGCCACTACGGCCTGGACCTGGCCCCGCCGCCGCCCCCACCGGACGCGGACTTCGGTCAGACGTCCACGTAG